The DNA sequence ATCCAGAAAGTAAGGATACCATCATTTAATTTAATAACTTTGGAATCTATAGTTTTATGCCAGCATTACAGATGAGAAAGTAGAGTTTAAAAGACGTTACACGAATTGCCTACGGTCATACAGCTATTAAACAGTAGGGACAGAATCTGAGTTCAGATCTGATACCAAATCTGATATCAGATACCAAATATCAGATCTGATACTATACTACAGAGTATACCAAATGAAGAATATGACTCATATATTCATCACCATCATTATTCTTATAATCCTAAACCACAAAAGAGAATCAGCAACCAAGTACATTTATTCAACTGATAGAAGTCGAAAGAGGTGATGCAGAAAGATATAACACAACTATGCAACTATAACTTTTCACATTAACAGAACCTAATACAGTAATTCCCATAGCATTTCCATGTAGACTGCACAACATTTCAGATTCTGTTTTATCACTACTCACCTTTACAAAGACGAATCTCTATAAACCAAGGAATTGTACCTTGACACAACTGATAAACACTCTCACTTAACAGGGACCTAGAGACAAAGAGTCACATCATTTGGCCAGGTAATTACCAGTAAGCAAAGCAACAGCTATTGGCTCCAAAGCACATTAACCATTTGCAGGACAAGACATACTAGAAACAAAAGTGTAAGCAGCTTCAGCCCCATCCATCCAATTGCATAGTTTCCATGCATGGAAGACTAGTATGATCCACATTCTATGAGCATGTAACAGGGAAGGACCTTTGAGTCAAACCCTTACTTGTAGTGTGCACTAAGAAGCTAGACCTGGCTGAGGTTCAGACAGACTTCACTTACCCATCACCACAAGAAACATTAACAGCTGGTCTAATAAATTGATCctgaggttttttaaaaagaggttcTCCTATGGGTTCACACTCTGCCACtaaggaaagagacaaggatgaGAAATCAACTCAAGGCAATCTTAAAAGCAGCAAAACATTTGTAGTTGAGGCATTGTTACCTTTGCACTGGGGGGCAGTAGGTGTCCACTTTCCCTCAGGGGTGCAAAGTACGAATTCTTCTCCCACCAGCACATAGCCAGGGTCACAACTATATTTTATAGATGTTCCAGGGTCAAAGTGGTCCAtgtgtttatcttctttttggCCATTGAGAATTTCAGGAGGGGCCTGGCATTCTAAAGTGAAGGTAAAAACATAACAATCTTTTAAAGTAAATGACAGAAAGAAATTGAGCCAAAGAAATTGACATTATTCCTACAATTCCACTCTGGTGGCAATGGTAGGACACCGAGGAGATCTTGCAGCTCAGTTTTGGGTAATTTTAGGTCATCGGTCCTCAgtcctattttcttttctgcaCTCAGGCTGCTACAGACCTATTCAGTTTCTCTGAGACAGCATAACTTCTCTcctgtctcttcctttctcaAGGAATCATTTCAGATATTTTATGGGAAATTCAGATATTCCTTTGGGTGAGGGCTTTGACAATTTACCTTGTAAGAAATCACTGTTAAGCAGGGTCCAGTGGTTCAGGCacataatcctagttacttgggagacagagattgggaggatcatggcttgcgGACAGTGTGGGCAAAAACTtgtcaagactctatctcaaccctaggcatgatggtgcatgcctgtcatctcagctacacaggaaagcacaaataattTTGTTCCTACTGTTtatggcctgggcataaagggaGATGacaaataaccaacacaaaaggggTTGgcagcatggctgaagtggtaaagtgcctgcctagtaaatgcaagGGACTGAATTCAATCCGGAGTaccaccaaagcaaaaaaggaaaagaaatcaccattaagacaagtgctctgctcccagttttttttttctttcctaaagaaatggacaactttGTGATTTCTAGTGGCTTTTCTTCCTAagcatattttcaaaaaataaacaatagtgGGAAAGGATGTACTTAGTATGTCTGAAGATTGAGGGTATTGGAACCGAAAGGCCCTGTTTAAAGCCCATAAGCCCTTGCTGTAGCTTCTCAAAGAGATGCATCAGTGGTACCTTTCCTACTGGAATACCAACCCTTTTCACAGACCGGAGCTGGAGGTTCCCATGTGCCTTGGGCATTGCACCGAATTCTGCTGCTGCCCTTCAAGGTGAAGTCAGGCTCACAAGCAAATACCACAGTGTCATTATAGGAATACTGATCTTTCTGCACAGATAACATTTGGCCTCTTGGTATCTGGGGATATGGACACTGaaccacagaaacagaaagttcACAGCGTGGGGCAGGGTCACTCCAGGTCCCAGTCTTCTGATTATTGGTGGTACAACGGATAGTGTTATTTCCAATAAGGATGAAGTCCACACCTTCCTCTGGGCCTGGATCACAAGTGTAAGTGACTGTGCTTCCATATGGAACATTTACTGAAGAACTGCCTGTATGTCTTCCATTGAGAATAGGGGGAGGTGGTAGACAGAGAATTTCTAGAGAAATTACAGAGAGACATGAAAGATCATAGGTGTGCTGCAAACAAGAAGGCATCAGATGCTGCTTGAATTCCCTCTCCCATTCTAGGTTCCAGAACAATGCTATTTGAATCTGTAATGAATCAACCAAGGCAACTAAGGCAATACAATTTAAAAGtatgatttttaacttaatttctgAGTATACCTACTCTGCTGGTACCTCAATTCCTATTACCAAATATACAGTCTGTTTTGTGTACATGCCATGGCTGTGTACCTAGCAAGTCTGTGTAACTTTGCAACAAGGAAAAGCTTTTCCTAAGAACTCCATTTGACTTGAGGATGCACAGATTGAAGAGCTAATGGAAGGATGCTTCAGTGAACATGTTTCCTTTAAGATTTCTAGGAGATCTTTGCTTCATCCTCTAGCATATAGAGGCTTTTAGTAAAGCCAAGGATGCAGTGTCTTGTCGAACTCTGTGATTTCATACAGCCACAGTTGCCTAGCCTACCTTCACATACAGGCTTCTTGGTCCAAACAGCTTTCTCTTCAGCAATCACACACTGACTAGAAGGCTGGCCTTGTAATCGATACCTGGAGACAGAGGGTTGTTATTCAGATCCATTAGGCAGTTTGTGCTGCAAAATAAGTCATAATTTAAAACCCAAGACAAGTTCACTCAATCTGTAGGTACCTACTCTTTTTATcagtactctctctctctctctctctctctctctctctctcagcctcaCTTAAGACTACCATAGATCTTCGCAGATATGCCTTCTTTCTGTAGCATTCATGGTTCACACTGTGTATGTATAATCTTAATGAAGTAAATCCCATAGACTCTCCTCACACTCACCCCTCATTACAGGAGAAGTTTGCAATTACACCAACCCGAAGACTTAGAGGCTCCTCTACTTGCCCATTTGGAAGTCGTCCGAGAGGTTTGCACTGGGCCTCTAAAGCAACAgggcaaaaataagaaaacatggcaAATAACCAAACAACCTAATTTCTTGAAATAGATTGTAAATTTAAGATACCTTCACATGTGGGAGGGATAGAATTCCAATTGCCCGAAGATAAACATTTAATGGTCTTTTCTCCAGCAAGCAAGTAACCAGGTTCGCAGCTGTAAGTCACAGACAATCCTGGGGCAAAGCGGTCAACATTTTGGCCTGTGTGCTGTCCATTAGGGATCCTGGGAAGTGGTGGACACTCCAGAGGGAAATCTTTATACACACACAGCAGGAAAAAAGCCATCAGATGATAAGTCCTTCACAATCTAGATGCCAACTTAAGAAAGATCCAAACAAATGGCATGTGATCTATGGTAACCAGTCATCCTTAACTTTCAACTCAGCCTTTTGAACATCAAACAGATGTGGCTTAACTATATCCATTCTACACCATGCCTAttacattgtttttcttctttaattacaCTCTGAATTACTGTTACCTTGAGAAAAATTTCAATGGtcaaaaagtttatttttgcCCCATCCTTAAAACTTGTTCTCTGACCcaaaagaaatatattattaTCTATAGAGTTATCTTGCCAGACATCCATAATATAGTTTACTGGCATTTTACATATAATCCATATATATTATATCCTCATATTCTGTGTGTGTATCTCATATACTATTCCAGTCTGGCTTCTTTACTTAATAATACAGTATGTCTGTGATATCTTTCTGTATCAATACATATAGATCTACCTAAATCTTTGTAAAGACTTGTTTCCCACAGCCAAACCATTTCGTGACTATCTGAAGACCTCCTTCTTCTGAAACTCATTATCCACCTATCTTTTGATTGATCATTCAATTGATGCATAGATagaatcatattttaaatgatataatagTCTCTCAGTTGTTTATTACTTTATCCGCATTGttctttattaagaaaataaaaagatccaATTTTGACGGTTTAATTTTTGCCAAATATTGTCAATCCCTGTAACTGTagaattaaaatttgaatttagatTTCATTAACAATATAAGCCAAACCAaatgagaaggaaatgaagaatgtATAGTAGTAGTTCCTATTTTCAAAGTCATTTGATTTGAAATGTGATAGCTTAGGAGATGACTTGAGAAAGGAGGGACTCACTTCAGAACATGTTTGTCAAGGCCACAGAAAGCAAGGCACCACCTCAGCCAAACTGGATTAACAGATACTCATAGGTGAATTTTACATCCATTGCATGTATTTTTGCTGTTAGCACTCATGTTTCTTCTTACTTTAATAATAATCCAATCAATTCCTCAAGCCTCAATAAACTCTGGCCCCATCCTTGGAAGATCTTTGCCACTCCATTATTAGGTatgtttaattaaatttttttcataaaacttcAAACGTTTTTGCCcaattaatgtttttttaaaggacaGTCATATTCCTTCACAACTAAAAACAACCAGGAAACCACAATTGTCATCTTTTCCCTTGCTTCGTCCCTCCACCTGTCATCACACATCTATACTGTTCTCTTCGGGAGAATACTAAGCATGGTCTGCCCAGAAATTCTAGACCCCGTATTTCCATACTCACCACTCTCACAAGTCGGTAGTGGTGTGGGCCCCCAAGTTTTATTTGCTTGACACCAGacggttttgtttcctttcatggtGAAGTTGGCTTTACAGGTGAATGTCACAGAATCACCATGTATATATGGTGGCCTGGATTCTCTATTCCTGTATCCCCCTGGTACTTTGGGCTCAGAGCAAATAGAATGTTTATTGAAATATTCACAGACAGGAGCAGCTTTGTCCCAGATTCCACTCACTTGGTCTTtacttatacaaaaaataatcttttctccAATGAGGCGGAAGGAAGACAGACAAGAGTACTTTACAACTGTACCGACAGGTACGGGGCCAGAAAAAGACATCTTCCGACCATTTTTGATAGGAGGAGGAGGGTCACAAGAAATCCctgaaaagtagaaaaggaaCCAGGTGGGTATACTAATCATGATAACAAAAAGACATAAACTTAAATAAAAGACCCAAGTATACATCATATCACTTTTTTGGAAACAGTCTTAAAAATTTGTATGATTTATTTCTTATCCATGGTCCCTGTTTATTCTCAAGCTCCCAAGTTCTTACCTCTTTCTTGACCCACAGCAAACAAATTGATACAAACCATCTTAATCAAGCAATACTTACCCAATAGTCCTGTCTAATCAattttaataatgaacaaaaggcAAACTTAGAACATGAGAATAATATATTAATGACATGCTAGTTAAAAGTAGGGAGGCATCATGGATTAATGAAATTTAGAGTCAGTAGATTTGATTTCAAATCCCCACTGTCATTCAATAGCTGTATGACCTTAGGCAAGTCGTACCCTTTTTAAACCTCAGTCTATAGTAGAATTCAAACTACTTCAAAAGGTGTGAGGAGAACCCATTGAGACAAAAGTACATGACAGGGACAAGTACAATAGTTGGAAGATACCAGTTATTCAGTGCCTGTTTCAAGTGCACAACTAGGGATACAGGTGGCAAGACCACATTAGCTCCTGCCACTAAAGATACTACAATCTTACTGTAGTTCATTTGTCATCCTCGATGCTGGATTCCTTTGAGAAAGCCATAGGAAGTGAACAGAAGTTTTGAAGGATGATGTCATATCCTGTATTTACCTGTCCTGATAGGAATGAAGTTGTTAATAGCTACTTTGGTATTTGCATACCTTTCCTGGTGAGtttcaaaaataaagggaaagtTGCCAACCTCCACACTTTCCAGTAAATTTCCACTTGACTCCAAGAAGAGCCAGCCCTTCAGAAGAGTAACTGGCATATGAAGACACAGTCAAACTGTTTAAGCACATCAGTGCTATACTTGGTTTCGGTATCAGTAACATTCAAGAGCCCTTATCATTACACATATAGAATCCACAATATAATATGCAATTAGCTGAATAAATTTAATACTTTTGGTCTGCATTGTAAAACATGGAGAAGAGACGCATATATGTGCTCACAGAACACACATGAATGACACGTTATAGTTGACTGGTgtagaaaaacacacaaaatcaAGAGGCAAGATCCATAGATCCATATATTAGATCCATacttgattatttttgttttctactcaCGTTCACAGACAGGAAACTTATTATTCCACTTTACTGTCATTCCTTCTGGGACACACTGACTAGAAGAATTGCCATTTAGCCGGAACCTTGAACAATAAGGTTTAGAACAAATCACTTCTTAGTTCCACAGAATTAATCCCTTTTCTCAAGTATTAATAGAATCTACACTTTAAAGCATTTCCAGCTTCAGGAAGAAATCCAAGGTTTCTGCCACAGGGTGAATTCAGACAAGGTCAAAACACAGAGAAAGTAACCCTAGGAatagtatttttttgttgttgtttgaattCTCCCTTGCCGCTTTGGCATCCAAATGTCAAGATTTTCTTGACTATCATGAAGAAAGCAGCCTCAGTTCCTAGGGAAGAAAACATCAAAGATCTTATTTCCCAAGATGACTCCAAGGAGTCTCTCTTATGGAACCCAAATCATGTATTAATTCTCTATAACAGGAGCCTTAATTTCTGAACAAAAACTTTGCTTTTCCAAATGATGAAAAGACAATTCCCAGTTTGGCTGACCATGTACAGTACACACacttgaagaaaatagaaaagattttGTTAGTTTCAGATTTCTTagtcataaagaataaaacaaagagagaaaaaagtcagagaaaaagTATCTTTAGAGCTAATATTTCACAATGCTTAGCTATGGGTAGACATCAACTCAGGTCCTATCACCTCACACTCACCCTTTATTACAAACAAAGGAAACCTCTGCCCCCAGCTGAAGATTAGGAGGACGAATCACACGGCCATTGAGAAGTTGGTTGGGAATGGCACCACACGATTTCACTAGGAAAGAAGAGACAAGGATGGCACAGGGAGGGTCAGGAAACAGATGAGTTTCCTTTATATGGGATAGAACTTTAGGCACCTTCACATTTGGGGACTGCAGGGTTCCAGGTTCCCAAGGATGTGCACTGTACAAGATTAGTTCCAATGAGAGTGTAGCCCGGCTCACAGCTGTAGGACACTTCCTGTCCAATTGAAAAGAATTCCTTATCCTTTTTGTTATAATTACCGTGGAGGATAGGTGGAGGTGGCAGACATCCTGAGAAGAGAACAGGACCAGAAAGTCCTTTTACTTCTGAAATGAGAACTTGTCCTCTTACAACTTACACTGAGCTTGGGGTTGCTATGGGGGTGTTGAAAGTGCTCATGTCAGCTCTCTATGTGTAAGGCAGAGATTCCTTTGGGTAAGGAAGGTTGAGTGGTGCTAATGTGAGTTATTCTGTTCAGATATGATGAACTTTGCAACTGTTGGTTTTCCCTTTCTTGATCTATGCCAGAAAAACCCTGCACTCACtcatcatttttcatttccttcaatTTAAGAGTCTGGGACACCCTTTCAATAACAGTGTAGTCGAGAGAGCCAAACTTTTGTGACACATTTTTTACCACCAAAATCTACCTCTTCCTTTCTGCTCCCAAAACAAGGTTGATGAGGTTTGTGAAAGGAGTTCCCAATGTTGTGAGGTTTTTAGAAAGTCAGATACTAtctaacaaaaaggaaagaagggtgtTCAGAGAAATGAATACATTGTGTAATATTCAAGTCAAGATAAATGTATCCTCTCAAAcatctatcatttctttgttgtgaaaACTTTGAAAACCCTTCCAGCTTTTTTGACACATACAGTATGTTTCCATTCTATTTACAGCCATCTCCAGAACTTATGTCTCCTATCCAACAGAAGTACCTGTTAGAGTACTTTTTCCTGTGTCTCCCAGTCTCTGGTAAACACTATTCTACATCGACTTTTTTAGATTGCACATATGaatgagaacatgtggtatttgtctttctgtgcttggcttatttctcttaagaTCATCATCACCAATTATGTCCATAGATGGAAAGTTTTTTATCCCTTTTGGTGGCTGAATGACATCCCACTGTGTGTACATACTATGTTTTCATTATCTATTTGCCAGCTGATGGACATGTAGGTTGTGTACACTTCACAGCTGTTgagaacagtgctgcaataaacatgaaagtgCAGGCACACCTTTTCCACAGACTGATTTGGTTTCCATTGGTTATAAACTCAGCACTGGGTTTGCTGTGTCATTTggtcattctttttaaatttttttttgagtaacCTCCAGTCTGTTaatccataatggctgtactaatttatatttccactaACAGTAGTAAAGGATCCCTTTTCCTCACATTCTCAACAGCACTTACtatagtttgtcttttttttttttttttggtattttatttttttattcatttattcacatgtgcatacattgtttgggccatttctccgccctgttccccaccctctccctctctcccccacccccctagcttccaggcagaatctgttctgcccttatctctaattttgttgaagagaaaacataagcaataataagaaagacaaagtgtttttgctagttgagataaggacatctatacagagagattcctaggattgcttccatgtacaaatgtgttacatcccaaattgattcatctctaactgaccttttcactagttcctgatctgtTTCCCAattgacctctgtccctttaaggtttctgtattagttcttctacagtggggacattaaatactttcatgttttgggtttctataGTTTGTCTTCTTTGgtagtagccattctaactggggtgaagtGGTCTCATTGTGGCTTTATTTGCTTTTTACTGATGAGGAGCATGTTAATACACCTGTTggccatttttatgtcttcttttggaAAATGTCTATTTATGTCTACTGGTTTactgtccatttttaaattagactatttcatttttttgctgttgagttgtttgagttccttatatgttCCCTTATTACATACATAGTTTGCAAACATCCATTGATTCTTTACTGCATTGGGTAGAAGCCTTTTATTgtggtagtacttgggtttgaactcagggcctcatgcttgctaagtaaatgctctacaccttgagctatgtcccaaccttttcttttttctttagtttatttttcagataaagcctGACACTTTTTCAGGGTCAgtccttggatcatgatcctcctgtctccctttcctgcatagctgggattataggtatgagccactacatagtttgatgtaattccatttgtctggttttgcttttgttcacattccaatgtcctgaagcatttcagcaatgttttcttctagtagtttaatgtcttaaattttaagtctttaatccattttgagaattttaaaaaagtatctcGTAATTTTTCCTACATTACTATAGATATAATACTGTTCCAGAATATAATACAAATTCTTACCTCTTCAAAGTTTAGATATTACTTCCAAATATACTTTCCAATTCTTTAATCAGGAAACTCAGCCATATATGCTTTCTTCCTACTACTCCTCTCATAGGTACCATGTATCTATTCTACGAAAAACCTATTTTAATTTCCAGATATCCAAAGTGATAGCTCAACTTACCCCTGAAACATGTTGGCAGTGGTGGATCCCATATGCTGTTTGGTTGGCACTGTACTATGTTGCTGCCTTTCATAGTAAAGCCAGGCTTACACTTAAATGTCACCAtatcatttaaagaaaatgaatgtctaAATCCAGATTCCATAATTCCATTTTCAACTTCTGGAACTGGGCACTTGACTAGAGCAATGCATCGAGGGGGAGGGCTGCTCCAGACGCCAACTTGATTGTCTTTGGTGGTGCAATATATTGACTTTTCACCCACCAGGTCAAATAGCTTTTCCCCATTTCGTCCAAGATGGCAATGATAAGTGACCACAATTCCATAATAAAAGCTCTCTCTACTGTTGCTGTGGAAGTCCCCATTGGAGATGGTGGGGGGTGTATCACAAAGGATAGCTTTAGAGGGTAAGCAGGAAAATAGAAGACATTTAGAAGTTTTACTTCCCCAGAACTTCATCGTCATTGTCATCAACCAAACCTCAACTCAGCCTACAACTTGTGCACATTATTGAAATTCTGTATACTGATCTACAAGATAATTCTAAATTAGAATTAGAAAATGCATGGAATGGGCTAGTGAAAACTCAAAAGGCTATGAGCTGGTCACTAGTCTCTAGCCCAGAGTACAGAAAAACTGTTATTAAAGGCATCTAGGGTGACCTACTTTTTGCATGGAATAAAGTTGTCAGTGTGTAATCTCATGGTGTGTTTTAGACTTAAGAATTTATTTACTATGAGATCACTTTTCATCAAAGGACagtaatcaaaagaaaatgtggtaggttTAGGAACCACAGAAGAAGATAAAtcgtcttatttaattttttgaggaacctccagtTTGTTacccataatggctatactaaatTACATTTACATTAAGAGTATGTAAGGGTTCCCTTTTTCCCCCATTCTCAACAGCACTtgctatattttgtctttttggaTAGTAGCCAAACTAAGTGTTACCCTCCCAGGTACTCATCTGATATAGATGCACTTTCCTTCTGGAAGGGGACAAGAAATTAAATTGGATGCTGTAGAGATTGTTTTACTCACTTTCACAAAAGGGCTCACTCTTATCCCAGATTACATTATTGTCTGAGACAATACACATAGCAGAGGAGTCACCAATGAGTCGATATCTAGAGACAAAGAGATGAGTGATCATCTCCCAGTTGCACATGCATTTTAGAAAAACCTAACTCTTTCTCAACTGAATAAGAAATagaatggcaaaaagaaaaaaaaggaatatcatAGGTAGCGCTGATAGATTAAGGATTTATACAAATGATTCTATAATCCAAAACCAAATGAAATTTATCTCTTAGTCAATTGCATAGGATACTTAAAAccaaaggagaaaggagggggcggggggggaaagcagggagaaatgacccaaacattgtatgcacatatgagtaaaagaaaagaaaagaaaaaaaccaaaggagaATAGCCCCATCTTCTTTCTCCTAAAGATAGGCATCTTCTCTAGTGGGTAATCCTGAAGAGCTATCTCTGGAGCAGGTTAGGGAGATGATACCAGTTTTGCTTATGTACTTTAAAGGGTGTGTGGCAATAACTCAGGTTTCTTTTGGAAGACAGATGGTTTCTGGTTAGAAATATTGTTCTAGTATTTATGTACCCTACAGATGTCTCCTGCCAACTCACCCTTCATTACAAGAATATGTAATTGTTGACCCAAACTCGATACCCATGGGTATAAGCACAGAGCCATGGAGCAGTTCTTTAGGACTCATACATGATTTACCtacaagggaaaacaaaacaaaacaggatttGGGGCTGGGAGTCAGAAGACATTTTGTGCTTTGTATTAGATCCCAATCTTGTTGGTCTTGCTGATAATCCTACTTACATTtgcttaaaatagtttttaacatATAAGAAGATCAATCAACTTTAGTGCCcaatttgtttaaagcatatGGTCTGTGTTTCTGTGGATGGATGCAAACTTTATCTATGgtcaattataaattataatttccatttctccctttttatattttgttaattgATGGCATCATCTCCAAGTCTTCTGGATTACACAAACCTCATAGTCAGCATTTCCTTTTTGTAATTCATCCTCTACTCAATTAGTGACCAACTAACAATAGCAATAACATCCTCTATTCAATTAGTGACCAAATTTTAGTGACTGGGCTCCAGAAATATCTCTCCACACCAACTATTCTGGCACTGCTGTATTCTCTCATTGGATTATTGGGTGACATAAGTTACCTTTCTAACTCTGGTCTAGTTTGGTCTAGTAATCCTCCCTAGCACTGATATATTCTCTTTTTATAGAACAAACAGGTCATGTCACTcccacattaaaaaatttaaaacagccTACCTTTGCTTATAGGAAAAAATACCTGGCTCATATAGTTAAGTGTCAGTTTACTTAACCAAGTACTAGTTCTCACCATGTAACCTTTACTCCAAtcacactgatttttttctgtcttccaaagACGTCATGTTCTTTTATACCTCTATGCTTCTGCATATTCAAAAACATTCTCTGCTCAGAAAACTAGATTTCCTTAATGCTCCCACTTTCTGCTTATTAATAACACTTTCTGCTTATTACTTTATGATCCCACTGCACTTTACCTCTATAAGTAAGTCCAGCATATATTTAAGTTAGCCTTTACAGCTAGTTTTGCAATTCCTTAAAGGAAGAAGCTAcctgattaattttttttctcgtTCAAACCCCATTGTTTAGTCTACTGCTTCATACCTATAAttactcaaaaatatttctagaattaAATGAAGTAAGAATGAGGAGAAACTAATTCTCCTTTTATACTAAATTTTATTCTCATTCTAGCACAATATAGAGATCATAGAAAGAAGTCATGGAGACGACAGGATATATAGGGTTGACCAGTGGTAATGACAAACACTGATAATTAGTGCagtcagaaataaaagaaaatgtggagcCCCTGAGAAC is a window from the Castor canadensis chromosome 11, mCasCan1.hap1v2, whole genome shotgun sequence genome containing:
- the Cr2 gene encoding complement receptor type 2 isoform X1 is translated as MGAAIQLWVVFTLVAPGVLGQCKFLPSYPFAKPINKSDQSEFAVGTTWEYKCLPGFIKKSFFITCLETSNWSDAQQFCKRKSCMSPKELLHGSVLIPMGIEFGSTITYSCNEGYRLIGDSSAMCIVSDNNVIWDKSEPFCETILCDTPPTISNGDFHSNSRESFYYGIVVTYHCHLGRNGEKLFDLVGEKSIYCTTKDNQVGVWSSPPPRCIALVKCPVPEVENGIMESGFRHSFSLNDMVTFKCKPGFTMKGSNIVQCQPNSIWDPPLPTCFRGCLPPPPILHGNYNKKDKEFFSIGQEVSYSCEPGYTLIGTNLVQCTSLGTWNPAVPKCEVKSCGAIPNQLLNGRVIRPPNLQLGAEVSFVCNKGFRLNGNSSSQCVPEGMTVKWNNKFPVCERISCDPPPPIKNGRKMSFSGPVPVGTVVKYSCLSSFRLIGEKIIFCISKDQVSGIWDKAAPVCEYFNKHSICSEPKVPGGYRNRESRPPYIHGDSVTFTCKANFTMKGNKTVWCQANKTWGPTPLPTCESDFPLECPPLPRIPNGQHTGQNVDRFAPGLSVTYSCEPGYLLAGEKTIKCLSSGNWNSIPPTCEEAQCKPLGRLPNGQVEEPLSLRVGVIANFSCNEGYRLQGQPSSQCVIAEEKAVWTKKPVCEEILCLPPPPILNGRHTGSSSVNVPYGSTVTYTCDPGPEEGVDFILIGNNTIRCTTNNQKTGTWSDPAPRCELSVSVVQCPYPQIPRGQMLSVQKDQYSYNDTVVFACEPDFTLKGSSRIRCNAQGTWEPPAPVCEKECQAPPEILNGQKEDKHMDHFDPGTSIKYSCDPGYVLVGEEFVLCTPEGKWTPTAPQCKVAECEPIGEPLFKKPQDQFIRPAVNVSCGDGSLLSESVYQLCQGTIPWFIEIRLCKEITCPPPPVIHNGVHTGSSSEDVPYGTMVTYTCNPGPEKGVHFNLIGERTIRCTSNGQERGTWSSPAPLCKLSIPAVQCSDIHIANGYKISGKNAPYFFNDSVTFKCNNGYILNGSSQIRCKANNTWDPEIPVCEEEGCEPARNFRELPDDSHVKLVNRSCQDGYQLTGHTYEKCQDAKNGVWFQKIPLCKVIRCQPPPMIANGKHTGMMAEPFLYGNKVSYDCDPGFYLLGEKILQCRNDTKGYGSWSGPPPQCLQSPPITHCPNPVVKHGYKLNETHSLYSHNDIVYIACNPGFIMNGSHLIKCHTDNTWVPGVPTCIRKAFLGCQSPSTIPNGNHTGGNIARFSPGMSILYSCDQGYLLVGEALLLCTHKGIWNQPTPYCKEVNCSFPENINGIQKGPELGKMYQYGDIITLECEDGYTLEGSPQSQCQGDHQWNPPLAVCRSRSLALIISGIVPGLILLIILIIFASCTIRKHLGERNYYTNTRPKEGAIHLETRGVYSIDPYNPAS
- the Cr2 gene encoding complement receptor type 2 isoform X2, which gives rise to MSAVPALCSRSCRRLAGLGSHPAAGAAAGAWAPRSSSGLSSLSSRQGSSDVCHLHLSSTVIITKRIRNSFQLDRKCPTAVSRATLSLELILYSAHPWEPGTLQSPNVKVPKVLSHIKETHLFPDPPCAILVSSFLVKSCGAIPNQLLNGRVIRPPNLQLGAEVSFVCNKGFRLNGNSSSQCVPEGMTVKWNNKFPVCERISCDPPPPIKNGRKMSFSGPVPVGTVVKYSCLSSFRLIGEKIIFCISKDQVSGIWDKAAPVCEYFNKHSICSEPKVPGGYRNRESRPPYIHGDSVTFTCKANFTMKGNKTVWCQANKTWGPTPLPTCESDFPLECPPLPRIPNGQHTGQNVDRFAPGLSVTYSCEPGYLLAGEKTIKCLSSGNWNSIPPTCEEAQCKPLGRLPNGQVEEPLSLRVGVIANFSCNEGYRLQGQPSSQCVIAEEKAVWTKKPVCEEILCLPPPPILNGRHTGSSSVNVPYGSTVTYTCDPGPEEGVDFILIGNNTIRCTTNNQKTGTWSDPAPRCELSVSVVQCPYPQIPRGQMLSVQKDQYSYNDTVVFACEPDFTLKGSSRIRCNAQGTWEPPAPVCEKECQAPPEILNGQKEDKHMDHFDPGTSIKYSCDPGYVLVGEEFVLCTPEGKWTPTAPQCKVAECEPIGEPLFKKPQDQFIRPAVNVSCGDGSLLSESVYQLCQGTIPWFIEIRLCKEITCPPPPVIHNGVHTGSSSEDVPYGTMVTYTCNPGPEKGVHFNLIGERTIRCTSNGQERGTWSSPAPLCKLSIPAVQCSDIHIANGYKISGKNAPYFFNDSVTFKCNNGYILNGSSQIRCKANNTWDPEIPVCEEEGCEPARNFRELPDDSHVKLVNRSCQDGYQLTGHTYEKCQDAKNGVWFQKIPLCKVIRCQPPPMIANGKHTGMMAEPFLYGNKVSYDCDPGFYLLGEKILQCRNDTKGYGSWSGPPPQCLQSPPITHCPNPVVKHGYKLNETHSLYSHNDIVYIACNPGFIMNGSHLIKCHTDNTWVPGVPTCIRKAFLGCQSPSTIPNGNHTGGNIARFSPGMSILYSCDQGYLLVGEALLLCTHKGIWNQPTPYCKEVNCSFPENINGIQKGPELGKMYQYGDIITLECEDGYTLEGSPQSQCQGDHQWNPPLAVCRSRSLALIISGIVPGLILLIILIIFASCTIRKHLGERNYYTNTRPKEGAIHLETRGVYSIDPYNPAS